The Ruminococcaceae bacterium BL-4 region AATTCTCTTAAAAGAGAATTTTTGGGAACCAACTCCGGCGAAATGGGTCGAAATAGTTTCAACACAAAAAACAACTGATGCGCAATCTCATATTCTTTTTCTTCTGATTCTTCCACATCCCTCAGAAGTCTCATCGCATGCGTTCGAAAGACGCAAGGTTCATAAGCATGAAGAGAATTAATTGTATAATCCGCTTGTGAACGAAACGGCTTAATATACCGATATTCTCCATTCATTACAGAAGGCCACATCGCAATCGTTTGGGCTGGGTTTGTGCTGCGAAATGCATAATCACGTACGATTCTGCGAATCATCCGTACTTCATTTGGTCCTAAAAGCTGCTCTTTTTTATACTCAATGCCCTGCTTCACGCTGATATAAATTTTGATAAGTCCCTCTTTTGGAATGCCGTCCGAAAAAATCGGATTTAATGCATGAATGCCTTCTACAATCGCGATTCCGCCTGGTTTCAATGCAATATGTTGCAATTCTTTAAAAGGACAGTGATGATGAAAATCGAACTGCGGCTTATCACATGCACTATGTTGCATCAGTTCTCTTAACGAACGCTGAACATCATCAATCCGCAGCGCATAAATCGATTCAAAATTC contains the following coding sequences:
- a CDS encoding PRK domain-containing protein, which gives rise to MKEQKNYVRHLNQVEAINDCAIRNPQHLIDLSEKSFHQELSNIAVDLLKRKTKIVLLAGPSSSGKTTTAHMLGQCLAELGNDSQVISLDDFYKVPQEAPKNADGTPNFESIYALRIDDVQRSLRELMQHSACDKPQFDFHHHCPFKELQHIALKPGGIAIVEGIHALNPIFSDGIPKEGLIKIYISVKQGIEYKKEQLLGPNEVRMIRRIVRDYAFRSTNPAQTIAMWPSVMNGEYRYIKPFRSQADYTINSLHAYEPCVFRTHAMRLLRDVEESEEKEYEIAHQLFFVLKLFRPISPELVPKNSLLREFLGGGFYD